aacatagtcaacgagggagagctgttttgggtcacgagaagacatcagagtgagtgaagcaaaaggtcagtcaacttatgtgaaagatatttttatgttcggaaactaaaattttgagtaaaaagcatatgaattaaaattccaatatttcaaaaagtaaataggaagtatagctaatcttgcgaatacataaatttgttttgtatagtttgttttaccaaagtcatcgggaacaaaccgataaattgttttttttaactagaataattttaggtggtaaaaatttcattcggacatctgtgtccacaggttttagatttgatagaattttagagtattgattttgataaataaaagacaattctgtatgtttattttatattttactttatttctttttcctattttatcccgattaggatcaactaagagatactgaaaccacgagagaagataagtataacgtaagataatttagacatttttttaatattataaaaaggcaccctgagattttttattcattttttatgtatgatttgcgacaattaaataattaatcaaataaataataattaatataaaattaataagaagcagatcataacaatacatacatTAAATAGAGAACTTTTCGCcgagaacagtcatcattattttgcattatacaggttagattttaaataaaaaagttttaggtctggatcccgcgtatgaaaaaaaagttgattaatagcaagctgaaaatttgttaatagcttaagggtgtctagtcggacaaactttgacatatgggaacactggaacaggggaagttttaattgtggaacaggttaaaaatttggaacggtcagaccacgaaagcGGCACATGTATTtcgtccgacagaacagacttaaactcttcgaacagagattaaactctcatgcaaaaatcagactgctatttatcaccaaatgggcgttttaatgagtggaacatgtagaatatgtcaaatgacagtaattatgacaggtgaaaaatagtagtctgatttttgcatgagagtttaatctctgttcggagagtttaagtctgttctgtcggacaaaataaatgtgccgttttcgtggtgtgaccgttccaaatttttaacctgttccacaattaaaactgcccttgttccagtgttcccatatatcaaagtttctccgactagacacccttaagctattaacaaattttcagcttgctattaatcaacttttttttcatacgcgggagcCAGACCTatttatctaagttttacaatcacgtttattaatacaaaaattcttttactttaaccTACTAGATACATTGATTcattgatataacttaggtaccTATCACTTGGGATTATGTACACCTTGACCCTTGACGATCGACAAGattcaataaaatcaattttaattaaaaaataatgttatatttttatttttatttttattgaaatgtAATAtgagcagtggcggctcgtaccactttaagaaggtagtgccacaactcgggcagccgccaaaattgttagtgacggattcacgatattgtcaaaaaaaggtgtaatgacaacaaaaactaaaaaaaatatgcgcggatagTTTTATCTTATGTGGGTCATTCTCAAAAAATAACGAAAACTGAGTATTACATTGGAAAGTTtacaaataaattacttttataatttattttggtgcaaatatacaaattatattaaaattatttaaaaaaattatgtacccctcatatttttcaaaaaaaaaaaataaaaaatgacacgGTAATGAGATTTGTCAAACACGGTAATATACAGATGACATGGTAATGTTAAATTGGTGTCATGGTAATGTCCAAAGATAATAAAATTTGGAAATGTGCGATTCTTTGCCCTTTAAGGACTGGtttttgtttttcaatattattagcAGTATTTTTTTCACTAATTCACAAAAACTACAAACATATCAAAACAAGTGTgttgtttatttatacaaaaaaactAAAAGTCATAATTCAATcaaatacttaaaaataaaaattataaaacgcACTATAAATTAACGAATAACGAAAATTAAATGAATTATAAAAAGCACATAAAACACACTAAATATGTAGAATAAAATTAAACCAATTCGTCTATAATTTTAGACTCCGGAACAACAAAGAGTCGGGCAGAGCGTTGCACAGGTGGCTTGGACAGTTTACACAAAATTTCAGTACATGGAATAAATTGGATGTCACGCTTTTTTGGCCAAAAAAAAATCCCCATTTTTTCTGTCCGTAAATCGAATTTCCAAACACTTACGCTTCAGAGATAAAACTACTCCCGGATACCAGAAATCATTAAACAGAACAGCCACCCATTCGTTAGGTTTAATGTGTGATTGATTATCTTTGTCCTCTTCAGGAATATCAGGATCAGGTTTATAAGTGACGCTTACAAATTTATCGTCTGGTATGGGACTCTCGGTAATTTCAGTATTGGTTGCTTCATTAATTTCTTCAATATCTTGATGCTCCAATGGATCAATGTGTAATTTTATATGTCCAAGGTCGTAATGGGTGCAAGATTTGCCAATATCGCAAGATAAACAAGTCAATGTGTTAAAGTGTAGTTCTTCCTTTAATCTGCACCATGTTACATTATGCACTAGCATTGTACCTTTAAACGTGCCAAAACTTTCGGTCATTTCGTTATCTACGGTTTGTATATCCAAATCGCTCACTGTATTAATATGTATGTTAGATACATTTTTCTTAACTACGTTCACAAATTTTTCGTAACAGGGTATGTCTGTATTTTCCGCTACCAATCGGTCCGCTGTACGTTTTAAAGTTGCCCCAATTCCGTCCGGGGCACCTTTCCCATGCCCAGCCTCACTGTAGGACCAAGAAATCTTGTTTATATTTCTAAATTTGGTTGGCAAATAATACCCAATGATATTAAACATCGTCCTGTTGCGGTATTGTGTACTAGGGCTATCCGAAAGAAAATATATGGTATTTATCAAAGGCGTAGAAAAACGTTCTAAAATCGGAATCAAGTGAGCAGCAATTGCTTTGGCATCATGCCTAAGACTCGGAGATATAGTGCAAAATGAGCTTACCCGATCCTTGCTGTAAGCAACACCAGTATGCAATGTAATTTGCTGCCTTGATGCGCCAAAATGAACCGACTGTGCTTCGGAGGAATATTTGCATGAATAGTTTTCCGAATAGTCAATATGAAGAAGCAATTCGGACTCATTAAGTGACTTTTTGATTGTTGATAATGTTCTGTGCTGATGGTAGATATTTCTGACGTGTAGCATGTATTTTGGAAGAAGCAAGAACACCTCCTGGACAAGATTGTAGTGAGATATTGTAATATCTTCTTTCAAAGTTATCTGCACAATAATCGTCTTACCAGTCTTACTACTAACTCGGGATTCTTTTTTAGTACACCACTTCTGATATTGACATTGGCTGTTGGCATTAAATTCATTTACTGGAACTTGAATTTCCTTGCAAGTTTTACATTGTCGACTTAAACATTCTTCATTATGGGGAGTACACGTAGCAGCACTTATAACTTCCTCGGGAGTTTTCagatttataattttttcaaaGTGTAATCTGGAAACGATCAAACGAAAATTTTCATGCGTTATGCATAAGCAAGTGTCCCGGGAGCCAAGTCTTGGTACCACTACCCAAAAGGGTCTAAGACGGCAAAATGTAGTGTATGATATTTTACAtcctttttcttttaaatatttctGATGCAAAGACTTAAGTGAGTAATTCATATAGCGTTTTTgctttttaacttttttgtatGTAATACACTCTTTCTTTCCCGCACACAGACGACTGTTATCATCATTTTCGAAAAATTGTATAACATCTCTTTTCACAGAATTTATCTTTACATCAGCTCTCTTTTTTTGCGGCTTGGAAATGACGTGCTTAGATATTGCGACATATTAAGCTTACATGTTACTCCATATTTTTTAAGAATGCCTCCTCCCACTACTTCAGCAAATACTTGTTTTGAACGATGAACTTTAATACTCTTGAAATTTGCATTTAACTGCTGCTTTAGACACTCTCCAAAAACTAACTCCTTTTTGATACTGTTGGGAACTACAACTCCAGCCTTTTCAAGAGTAACTTTGATTTTTGTATTGGGAGTCAAATCTGGCAAAGGACATTCTTCCGTATTCGTTTTGTCATTGGGACTTCTATATTGTGCTGCAATTTTTTCTTTCAATGCCCTGGATCTTAGCTTCCTATTCTCATTTTTAAGCCTTTCTATTTCTTGCTTTTGTCGAATTTTTTCCCGGTGTCCTCATCTTTAGACGGGATATTTTCCTTCTCAAATTAATTTCAGTTTGTGGCAAAGCATTCTCTACAATTTGGTCTTCATTTATGTCAACCACTGATGGTGTAGGAGTATTACAAAGAGCTTCGTTCTCAATATCagttaactttatttttttcccTGTATGTTCTATTATTATGTATCcatgtttttcgtttttttcttttatCTCTGTCACTTAAATCGCCAATAAGTTTAATTTTGCCTTCGCTTTTCCTTTTCTGGTAACGCTCCTTTTCTTTCTGTCTTTGCTTTTCATATTCTTCCGGATTGTTCTTAATTTTCTGTCTTCTTGCACGTTCTCTTTCTTTTTTCTTACTCAACATATCTTTCCTAGATTGTTCGGCGGTTTGCTTGGCCatctgaaataaataaaatgtctaTACCCACAGTTGCATAATAAAGATGAGCTAATTACAGTATCGCAATCAGAAAGAAATATTTCATATTGTAGTAAAGAAATCTAAGTGAGTAACTTACATATTCACTTAGATATCTTCACTGCAATATGAAATCTTTCTTTTTGATTGCGATACTGCAGTTAGTTCATCTTTATGCAAATGTGGGTTAGCTCTCTTCCCATCCACGACGATGATTTAGTCGTTATAATGACTACCTTAAACATTACCGTGTCATAACAACATTACCATGTCATTTAAAAGGCATGGTAATGTCAAGCATTTCTGACATGGTAATGAGCAAAATATCAAATATTGTTTAAGTATTGTACAATAAT
The window above is part of the Diabrotica virgifera virgifera chromosome 2, PGI_DIABVI_V3a genome. Proteins encoded here:
- the LOC126880699 gene encoding zinc finger CCCH domain-containing protein 13-like, encoding MAKQTAEQSRKDMLSKKKERERARRQKIKNNPEEYEKQRQKEKERYQKRKSEGKIKLIGDLSDRDKRKKRKTWIHNNRTYREKNKVN